One window of the Eucalyptus grandis isolate ANBG69807.140 chromosome 6, ASM1654582v1, whole genome shotgun sequence genome contains the following:
- the LOC104450770 gene encoding LOW QUALITY PROTEIN: GPALPP motifs-containing protein 1 (The sequence of the model RefSeq protein was modified relative to this genomic sequence to represent the inferred CDS: inserted 1 base in 1 codon), protein MVSRRRKSSRRSDSETDTESESPSPSPSDSDASEESSQRRRHRRRKERSGSRREKHRRRERSGGGSSSSSRKKERGRVDREKERRRSRKDEKRGGRRSARDGSSGGSDSETERVRVDPESVXEDMLLEFPSVASDLKQLLQMIDSGQAVDINGISERLLVRHLKQLFHSLDLEEKDGVFLLPPSSCPVLQAVGPLIEAHMEHKEENLQQSEVVRNSQLEPNHRESISGDVSEEGSSARRRVIGPEMPSAELLAAAAKLTEAQAELRDAELEEDTELFIGPAPPAVVAEAESANEAERFEEVTRIVGAEVDNPYDVVGVNHNMSTDKVKKRYWRLSLLVHPDKCSHPQANEAFIKLNKAFKDLQDPDKRKALDDKIKLKEEQEAFKIELKAMREAAQWRRLQGISMEGDDELLADIQVKEMRKRDEWMTTLPPERKAGVSMQSTKFSNSSKEGRGDTSVWTDTPSDRAQKAKMNYLEAYNEASALASNEEENKRVKADANLVDMYNKAKRSKSLVQKHREESTSRSKKKQKQQPQEKEDWLGKHPWKPWDREKDLEAGRQSVKLDSENMAQGLTSRFSSGNFQRNFL, encoded by the exons atggtgagCCGGAGGAGGAAATCGTCGCGGCGATCGGACTCGGAGACGGACACGGAGTCGGAatcgccgtcgccgtcaccgTCGGATTCCGATGCCTCGGAGGAATCCTCCCAGCGGCGGCGGCACCGGCGCCGGAAGGAGCGGAGCGGTTCGAGGAGGGAGAAGcataggaggagagagaggagcggCGGCGGTAGCAGCAGTAGCAgtaggaagaaggagagaggacgCGTGGATAGAGAGAAGGAGCGGAGGAGGTCGAGGAAGGATGAGAAGAGGGGCGGCAGGAGGAGCGCTCGCGACGGATCTTCTGGTGGTTCCGATTCGGAGACGGAGAGAGTTCGCGTTGATCCGGAATCGG CTGAGGATATGTTGTTGGAGTTCCCTAGCGTGGCGAGCGACTTGAAGCAG CTTCTGCAAATGATTGATAGTGGACAAGCAGTTGACATCAATGGCATATCCGAAAGATTGTTGGTTAGGCATTTGAAGCAGCTCTTCCATTCACTTGACCTTGAGGAAAAGGATGGGGTATTCTTACTGCCACCAAGTAGCTGTCCAGTGCTGCAGGCTGTTGGACCCTTGATTGAAGCTCATATGGAGCATAAAGAAGAAAATCTTCAACAGTCTGAAGTTGTGAGGAATTCACAGCTGGAGCCTAACCATCGGGAGAGCATAAGCGGTGATGTCTCGGAGGAAGGTTCTTCAGCTCGTAGAAG GGTCATTGGCCCAGAAATGCCGTCAGCTGAGTTGTTGGCTGCTGCAGCTAAATTAACCGAAGCGCAGGCTGAGCTCAG GGATGCTGAATTGGAGGAAGATACTGAGTTATTCATTGGACCTGCACCGCCAGCTGTGGTTGCTGAAGCAGAATCTGCAAATGAAGCGGAGCGTTTCGAAGAG gtgACAAGAATCGTGGGAGCTGAGGTTGATAACCCTTACGATGTAGTGGGCGTGAACCACAACATGTCCACCGATAAGGTGAAGAAAAG GTATTGGAGGTTGTCTCTTTTGGTGCATCCGGACAAATGCTCTCATCCACAAGCTAACGAAGCATTTATCAAACTGAACAAAGCATTTAAGGATTTACAAGATCCAGATAAG CGAAAAGCATTGGATGACAAAATCAAACTGAAGGAGGAACAAGAGGCATTTAAG ATTGAATTGAAAGCCATGCGTGAAGCTGCCCAGTGGAGGAGATTGCAAG GTATATCCATGGAGGGTGATGATGAACTCTTAGCGGACATACAGGTTAAAGAGATGCGCAAAAGAGATGAGTGGATGACAACTCTACCTCCAGAGAGGAAA GCTGGTGTGTCTATGCAATCCACAAAATTTAGCAACAGCTCAAAAGAAGGCCGTGGTGACACCAGTGTTTGGACCGATACCCCATCAGACAGAGCACAGAAAGCTAAGATGAA TTATCTGGAGGCGTACAATGAGGCTAGCGCACTAGCATCAAATGAAGAGGAAAATAAGAGGGTCAAAGCAGACGCCAACTTGGTGGACATGTACAACAAGGCCAAAAGATCGAAATCATTGGTTCAAAAGCACCGAGAAGAGTCTACGAGCCGTtcaaagaagaagcagaagcagcaaCCACAAGAGAAAGAAGATTGGTTGGGGAAGCATCCATGGAAACCGTGGGATCGGGAGAAGGACCTAGAGGCCGGGCGCCAGAGTGTAAAGCTCGACTCAGAAAATATGGCTCAGGGATTGACTTCTAGGTTTTCCTCTGGAAATTTCCAAAGGAACTTCCTCTAG
- the LOC104450776 gene encoding uncharacterized protein LOC104450776, with the protein MISWPISPPNPNTFSSFSFLSPPLLFHIPYQEPPKLMAEEGFSFPGIPDPSACSICSPPLWPVSPPPAPPLRDRSSSRGSDEGDLGEMADGEGGGLREEEEEEEKMDMLWEDFNEELPRSHGHPDVSSSWSSTSTSTSSREAAGVGAVEARTVSRTKGALVSAKRAPQPGVVVLIKVLKKLFLLHHGHKAMPMVP; encoded by the coding sequence ATGATCTCATGGCCAATTAGCCCACCAAACCCAAATACCTTCTCATCATTCTCCTTCCTAAGTCCTCCCCTCCTTTTCCACATCCCATACCAAGAACCACCCAAACTCATGGCAGAGGAAGGATTCAGCTTCCCCGGGATCCCAGACCCGTCGGCCTGCTCAATCTGCTCGCCCCCACTTTGGCCCGTGTCGCCTCCCCCGGCGCCTCCCCTCCGAGACAGATCGTCCTCGCGGGGCTCGGACGAGGGAGACCTCGGCGAGATGGCGGATGGAGAAGGTGGCGGTCTTcgtgaagaggaggaggaggaggagaagatggaCATGTTGTGGGAGGACTTCAACGAGGAGTTACCGAGGAGCCACGGGCATCCCGACGTGTCGTCGTCGTGGTCGTCGACGTCGACGTCGACGTCGTCACGGGAGGCGGCAGGAGTCGGGGCCGTGGAGGCACGGACGGTGTCGAGGACTAAAGGCGCATTGGTTTCTGCCAAGAGGGCGCCACAGCCGGGTGTGGTGGTGCTGATCAAGGTGCTGAAGAAGCTCTTCTTGCTTCATCACGGTCACAAAGCCATGCCCATGGTTCCATGA
- the LOC104450773 gene encoding gibberellin-regulated protein 2: MASAKTSILFVILCVVLVHEVLVFGGEQLQAEAQTIDCKSKCNYRCSKASRHKMCIRACNTCCKRCNCVPPGTSGNEDVCPCYANMTTHGGRHKCP, from the exons atggcGAGTGCGAAGACAAGCATCCTCTTTGTGATCCTTTGCGTTGTCTTGGTACATGAG GTGCTGGTTTTTGGTGGAGAACAACTCCAAGCCGAAGCTCAGACAATTG ATTGCAAGTCCAAGTGCAACTACAGGTGCAGCAAGGCATCGAGGCACAAGATGTGCATAAGGGCGTGCAACACGTGCTGCAAGAGGTGCAACTGCGTGCCTCCCGGTACTTCTGGGAATGAGGACGTTTGCCCTTGCTACGCCAACATGACCACCCACGGCGGTCGACACAAATGTCCCTAG
- the LOC104450774 gene encoding uncharacterized protein LOC104450774 gives MVGNCLASPLLNLAPSDNVTVALSSAALSTHVSSWPISKVTSLAWPPSLFAKKWVVRATAVNVDLSEEEKRTWERCRDALSVFNFSNEEEDKMLGKAFGQIHSPYWGEERKKEVPTYEALGETLDYLRSLSLSDDDLCKLLKKFPEVLGCKLEEEVKSNVKVLEKIGG, from the exons ATGGTAGGGAATTGCTTGGCTTCGCCTCTGCTCAACCTTGCGCCC AGCGATAATGTGACTGTTGCACTTTCTAGTGCTGCTTTAAGCACACATGTCTCCAGTTGGCCCATATCTAAAGTGACCAGCTTAGCTTGGCCTCCAAGTCTCTTTGCTAAGAAATGGGTAGTACGTGCAACTGCTGTAAACGTAGATTTaagtgaagaagagaagagaacatGGGAAAGATGTAGAGATGCTCTTTCTGTGTTCAATTTCAGCaatgaggaggaggacaagATGCTTGGTAAAGCATTTGGCCAGATTCATTCACCTTACTGGGGTGAAGAACGGAAAAAGGAAGTCCCTACCTACGAAGCTCTAGGTGAAACTTTAGATTATTTGAGGAGTTTAAGCCTCTCGGACGACGATCTTTGCAAGTTGCTCAAGAAGTTCCCTGAGGTTCTCGGATGCAAGCTCGAAGAAGAAGTGAAGAGCAATGTCAAAGTCCTGGAAAAGATTGGGGGATAA